A single genomic interval of Acetobacteraceae bacterium harbors:
- a CDS encoding exodeoxyribonuclease III, giving the protein MVYLRQSGPMRIMTWNINSLRLRLPLLQQIVMRDQPDILCLQETKVPDDLFPAESLAALSFEYQHFTGMKSYNGVAILSKTLFIRALETPIWCEKSDCRHNAVEIGDPQKPITIHNFYVPAGGDIPDPVENPKFAHKLRFLDEVKAWFAAHRPERAILVGDLNTAPLEQDVWSHKQLLNVVCHTESEVRRHVAWQNTGFTDVMRVMVPADQKLYTWWSYRNRDWAASDRGRRLDHIWVSDDIAAQFETMCVLRDIRGAAGPSDHVPVFADIAL; this is encoded by the coding sequence ATGGTTTATTTACGCCAATCAGGGCCGATGCGCATCATGACCTGGAACATCAATTCCCTTCGGCTGAGATTACCGCTCCTCCAACAGATCGTCATGCGCGATCAGCCGGATATTCTCTGCCTGCAGGAGACGAAAGTCCCTGATGACCTCTTTCCGGCAGAATCTTTGGCGGCGCTCAGCTTTGAATATCAGCATTTTACCGGGATGAAGAGCTATAATGGCGTTGCAATTCTTTCCAAGACGCTCTTCATCCGTGCATTAGAGACGCCCATTTGGTGCGAGAAATCCGATTGTCGCCATAATGCGGTTGAAATCGGCGATCCCCAAAAGCCGATCACGATCCATAATTTCTACGTGCCCGCGGGCGGTGATATCCCCGACCCGGTCGAAAACCCTAAATTTGCCCATAAGCTGAGATTTCTTGATGAAGTAAAGGCGTGGTTCGCAGCCCACCGTCCTGAGCGCGCCATTCTCGTTGGGGACCTCAATACCGCGCCGCTTGAACAGGATGTATGGAGCCACAAGCAATTATTGAATGTGGTCTGCCATACAGAGTCGGAAGTCAGACGCCACGTGGCCTGGCAGAATACTGGTTTCACCGACGTGATGCGCGTCATGGTCCCCGCTGATCAGAAACTCTACACATGGTGGTCTTACCGTAATCGTGATTGGGCCGCGTCTGACCGTGGTCGTCGCCTTGACCATATCTGGGTTTCTGATGACATCGCAGCCCAATTCGAGACCATGTGCGTCCTGCGCGATATCAGAGGTGCGGCAGGTCCGTCCGACCATGTGCCCGTCTTCGCGGATATCGCCCTGTAA
- the eno gene encoding phosphopyruvate hydratase → MSAIIDIVAREILDSRGNPTVEVDVELSSGAKGRAAVPSGASTGAHEAVELRDGDPSRHYGKGVTKAVAFANNEIRELLQGAESSDQIAIDNAINDLDGTKNKARFGANAILAVSLAVAKATAIELEVPLYRYLGGVNARTLPVPMMNIINGGQHADNPIDIQEFMIQPIGAKSMSDAVRMGAEIFTCLRKNLAKSGHNTNVGDEGGFAPNLKSAEEALTFISQSVEAAGYRLGQEVTIALDCAATEFYKDNHYHLQGEGKVLDADGMISYLADFVAKFPAIRSIEDGLAEDDWAGWAEMTRRLGNKIQLVGDDLFVTNTERLAKGIEGKTTNAVLIKPNQIGTLTETLDAMELAHRNGYKCVMSHRSGETEDTTIADLAVATNCGQIKTGSLSRSDRIAKYNQLIRIESELDTAGFYAGRSIFK, encoded by the coding sequence GTGAGCGCCATTATCGATATCGTTGCGCGGGAAATTTTAGATAGCCGCGGTAACCCGACGGTTGAAGTTGACGTCGAACTCTCCTCCGGCGCGAAAGGTCGAGCGGCTGTTCCCTCAGGCGCGTCGACCGGTGCGCATGAGGCCGTTGAATTGAGAGATGGAGACCCGTCACGGCATTACGGTAAAGGCGTCACGAAAGCCGTTGCCTTTGCAAATAATGAGATCCGCGAGTTGCTTCAGGGTGCTGAATCGTCTGACCAGATCGCGATCGACAATGCCATCAATGACCTTGACGGCACAAAAAACAAAGCCCGTTTTGGTGCCAACGCCATATTGGCCGTCTCCCTGGCCGTAGCGAAGGCCACCGCGATTGAGCTTGAGGTTCCGCTTTATCGTTATCTGGGCGGCGTAAACGCCCGCACGCTTCCCGTCCCGATGATGAATATCATCAATGGCGGTCAGCACGCTGACAACCCGATCGATATTCAGGAATTCATGATTCAGCCGATCGGTGCGAAGTCCATGTCCGATGCTGTGCGTATGGGTGCCGAAATCTTCACCTGTCTTCGCAAAAATCTGGCCAAATCCGGGCATAACACTAACGTGGGAGATGAGGGTGGTTTTGCGCCGAACCTCAAATCCGCTGAGGAGGCGCTGACATTCATCAGTCAGTCTGTCGAGGCTGCGGGTTACCGCCTGGGTCAGGAAGTCACGATTGCTCTCGATTGCGCGGCAACAGAGTTTTACAAGGACAATCATTATCATCTGCAGGGCGAAGGCAAGGTTCTGGATGCTGACGGCATGATCAGTTATCTAGCGGATTTTGTCGCCAAATTCCCGGCAATTCGGTCGATTGAGGACGGACTTGCTGAGGATGACTGGGCAGGTTGGGCTGAAATGACACGCCGCCTCGGTAATAAAATCCAGCTCGTCGGGGATGATCTTTTCGTCACCAATACAGAGCGCCTTGCCAAAGGCATTGAAGGCAAAACGACAAATGCTGTCCTGATTAAACCCAACCAGATCGGCACGTTGACGGAAACGCTCGATGCCATGGAGCTGGCGCACCGAAACGGTTATAAATGCGTCATGAGCCATCGCTCAGGCGAGACGGAAGACACGACAATTGCTGACCTCGCCGTCGCGACAAATTGCGGCCAGATCAAAACAGGTTCTCTCTCCCGCTCGGATCGTATCGCCAAATATAACCAGTTGATCCGCATTGAGAGTGAGCTCGATACGGCTGGTTTTTACGCAGGTCGGTCCATCTTTAAATAA
- the uvrC gene encoding excinuclease ABC subunit UvrC, with the protein MSISGVKITAAELESGVATVRAALKTIPTSPGVYRMLDAKGAVLYVGKALNLKNRVTSYTRATQLRERLMRMVSMTRQMEIVTTASEADALLLEANYIKRMKPRFNILLRDDKSYPWIMLSGNHPFPQVSKQRGKPKKDVTYWGPFASAWSVNQTLNLIQKSFLLRPCSDSEMATRTRPCLLYQIKRCSAPCVDRIAQDDYRALVDEVRQFLSGKSTHLRETLATEMAEAAEAQDYERAAMIRDRIRAFSGLQDSSVINPASLHDADIFAIWQDADQCCVEVFFIRAGRNNGNRALFPAQTDEESGEDILSAFLLQFYDSKPPPELILLNQPLSEPALVASALSKAAGHRVEIMVPQRGEKRSVVLHAEQNAREALGRRLAESAGTQHLLSETARVFHLETPPERIEVYDNSHISGRHAYGVMIVGGPEGFHRRDYRKFSIKSVLTPGDDYAMMREVMERRFRKTNDAEANRKYARMPDILLIDGGQGQYNIVKKVLDELGVEGVKLVSIAKGPNRDAGREWFFTDDQPPFQLPEKDPVLYYLQRLRDEAHRFAITTHRASRSGAIRKSELDRIEGIGPVRKKALLAHFGSARAVKQAGLTELTQAKGINMEMARLVFSHFHPDTEI; encoded by the coding sequence ATGAGCATTAGCGGCGTCAAAATAACAGCGGCGGAACTGGAAAGCGGTGTCGCCACCGTCCGCGCGGCGTTAAAAACGATCCCGACATCGCCCGGCGTTTACCGGATGCTCGATGCAAAAGGCGCCGTTCTTTATGTCGGGAAGGCGCTCAACCTCAAAAACCGCGTAACATCCTACACGCGTGCGACGCAATTGCGGGAGAGGCTGATGCGCATGGTCTCCATGACGCGACAGATGGAGATCGTCACGACGGCGTCTGAAGCGGACGCTTTGTTGCTCGAGGCGAATTACATCAAGCGGATGAAGCCACGCTTCAATATCCTGCTGAGGGACGATAAATCCTATCCATGGATCATGTTGTCAGGAAATCATCCGTTCCCGCAGGTCAGTAAGCAACGGGGCAAGCCTAAAAAGGACGTGACTTACTGGGGGCCTTTCGCCTCGGCCTGGTCTGTCAACCAGACTTTGAACCTGATCCAGAAGAGTTTTCTGCTGCGCCCATGCAGCGATAGTGAGATGGCGACGCGGACGCGCCCCTGTCTGCTTTATCAAATCAAGCGCTGTTCGGCCCCCTGCGTTGACCGCATCGCGCAGGATGATTATCGCGCCCTGGTTGACGAGGTGCGCCAGTTTCTGTCAGGTAAAAGCACCCATCTGCGAGAAACCCTCGCGACGGAAATGGCTGAAGCGGCCGAGGCGCAGGATTATGAGCGCGCGGCGATGATCCGCGACCGCATACGGGCCTTCTCCGGCTTGCAGGATTCGAGCGTCATCAACCCGGCTTCCCTCCATGATGCGGATATCTTTGCGATCTGGCAGGATGCGGACCAATGCTGCGTCGAGGTGTTCTTCATCCGGGCCGGTCGTAATAACGGCAATCGCGCCCTTTTCCCCGCTCAGACGGATGAGGAAAGTGGGGAAGACATTCTTTCCGCGTTTCTGCTGCAATTTTACGATAGCAAGCCTCCGCCCGAGCTCATCCTTCTGAATCAGCCGCTCAGTGAACCGGCCCTTGTGGCCAGTGCCCTGTCGAAAGCGGCGGGGCACCGTGTGGAGATCATGGTGCCGCAGCGCGGCGAAAAGCGCAGTGTCGTCCTCCATGCAGAGCAGAATGCGCGTGAGGCTCTCGGGCGGCGTCTGGCTGAAAGTGCGGGCACACAGCATCTCTTAAGTGAGACGGCGCGGGTCTTTCATTTAGAGACGCCGCCTGAACGGATTGAGGTCTATGATAACTCCCACATTTCCGGTCGCCACGCTTATGGGGTGATGATTGTCGGCGGCCCGGAGGGATTCCACCGGCGCGATTATCGGAAATTCTCCATCAAATCGGTCCTGACGCCCGGCGATGATTACGCCATGATGCGGGAGGTCATGGAACGTCGCTTCCGAAAAACCAATGACGCGGAGGCCAATCGCAAATATGCGCGGATGCCGGATATTCTGCTGATTGATGGCGGGCAGGGACAATATAATATCGTCAAAAAAGTGCTGGACGAGCTCGGTGTTGAGGGGGTCAAACTCGTGTCGATCGCGAAGGGGCCGAATCGGGATGCCGGGCGCGAATGGTTTTTCACGGATGACCAGCCCCCCTTCCAGCTTCCGGAGAAGGACCCGGTTCTTTATTATCTCCAGCGCCTGCGTGATGAAGCGCACCGTTTCGCGATCACGACTCATCGCGCCAGCCGCTCCGGCGCGATCCGTAAATCTGAGCTGGATCGCATTGAGGGGATCGGCCCCGTTCGGAAGAAGGCGCTTCTGGCGCATTTCGGCTCAGCACGCGCGGTGAAGCAGGCCGGTCTGACGGAACTGACTCAGGCCAAGGGCATTAATATGGAGATGGCGCGCTTGGTTTTCAGCCATTTCCATCCCGACACTGAAATATGA
- a CDS encoding septation inhibitor protein yields MRAYEARLGLKQKAIASQKAAEDEYVLWQQRINSLSERALDADLLDECSRVMLNLTEKNELVIPYGKNDRLY; encoded by the coding sequence ATGCGCGCTTATGAGGCGCGCCTCGGCCTCAAGCAAAAAGCCATCGCCTCTCAGAAGGCTGCTGAGGATGAGTATGTGTTGTGGCAGCAGCGTATTAATAGTTTGAGTGAACGTGCCTTGGATGCGGATCTTCTTGATGAGTGCTCCCGTGTGATGTTGAATCTCACGGAGAAAAACGAACTCGTGATCCCTTACGGCAAAAACGACCGACTCTATTAA
- a CDS encoding cation:proton antiporter: MATAILIGLCLTLGASVAAQWVAWRFKLPAIVILFCLGLAFGPGLGVLHPSESLGWLFRPLVSSLVAIIVFEDGLLLDFRQLQKAGDGVKRLIFLALPLSWGLGWAAAYEVGKMDWEVAALFGAIITVTGPTVVLPLLRVNKLSTRVAAFLRWEAIINDPIGAILVAVVLQIVVAPVPIGTQGFFTPDPPGPAGFLRPFRRGRNLARLWRARALRAGPDAGDTQNPRSY; this comes from the coding sequence ATGGCCACTGCAATTCTGATAGGATTATGCCTGACACTCGGCGCCAGTGTCGCGGCGCAATGGGTGGCATGGCGCTTTAAACTGCCCGCCATCGTCATACTTTTCTGCCTCGGACTGGCTTTCGGGCCGGGGCTGGGCGTATTGCATCCGTCAGAATCGCTGGGATGGCTCTTCCGGCCGCTCGTCTCGTCTCTGGTCGCCATCATCGTTTTCGAGGATGGCCTGCTTCTTGATTTCCGCCAATTACAGAAAGCGGGTGACGGCGTCAAACGCTTGATCTTCCTGGCCCTGCCCCTCAGTTGGGGCCTTGGCTGGGCTGCCGCCTATGAAGTCGGGAAAATGGATTGGGAGGTGGCCGCTCTTTTCGGTGCGATCATTACCGTAACGGGCCCCACCGTCGTATTGCCGCTTTTGCGCGTGAACAAACTCAGCACGCGGGTCGCCGCTTTCCTCAGATGGGAGGCGATCATCAATGACCCGATCGGCGCCATCCTTGTCGCCGTCGTGTTGCAGATTGTCGTCGCGCCCGTGCCGATCGGGACACAGGGGTTTTTTACGCCTGACCCTCCCGGACCTGCTGGTTTCCTCCGCCCTTTCCGTCGCGGCCGGAATCTTGCCCGCCTATGGCGTGCGCGCGCTCTTCGTGCGGGACCTGATGCCGGAGACACTCAAAACCCCCGCTCCTATTGA
- a CDS encoding cation:proton antiporter: protein MLIFALCTTFMEGAGLIGATVFGMALTNLHVPGMAQLRRVKEALVSLVVAVLFILMTADLQRDVLTRLSFSIVALMLTVLFVVRPVAILLSTIRFDLTWQERLFVAAAVAGARPRPDIIK from the coding sequence TTGCTGATCTTTGCCCTGTGCACAACTTTCATGGAAGGTGCCGGACTGATTGGCGCAACCGTTTTCGGCATGGCGCTGACCAATCTGCATGTGCCCGGTATGGCGCAATTAAGGCGGGTCAAGGAGGCGCTCGTCTCTCTCGTCGTGGCCGTGCTGTTCATCCTCATGACGGCGGATCTGCAACGGGACGTGCTAACGCGCCTGTCATTCTCCATCGTTGCGCTGATGTTGACGGTGTTGTTTGTTGTGCGGCCCGTCGCCATTCTGCTTTCCACCATTCGCTTCGACCTGACCTGGCAGGAGCGCCTCTTTGTCGCCGCTGCGGTCGCTGGCGCGCGTCCTCGGCCTGATATTATCAAATGA
- a CDS encoding L,D-transpeptidase family protein, with product MGENGLTCCKGEGDLATPVEVLSLRRVFYRADRIHPSEMDLPCRAIRPDDGWSDDPESLTYNRLIQRPHAARHETLMRDDHAYDIVAALGWNDDPSKPRQGSAIFLHQKPQSGVTAGCIALSPRDLRYFLSLNPRGIIVHPSR from the coding sequence ATTGGGGAAAATGGTTTGACGTGCTGCAAAGGCGAGGGTGATCTCGCGACTCCAGTAGAAGTCCTTTCACTCCGGCGCGTATTTTACCGTGCAGATCGGATCCATCCCTCCGAGATGGATCTGCCCTGCCGCGCCATCAGGCCGGATGATGGCTGGTCTGATGATCCTGAAAGCTTAACCTATAACCGTCTCATCCAGCGCCCCCATGCGGCGCGTCATGAGACGCTCATGCGGGATGACCACGCTTACGACATCGTGGCCGCGCTGGGCTGGAATGACGACCCGTCCAAGCCGAGACAGGGCTCAGCGATTTTCCTGCATCAAAAACCGCAAAGCGGTGTGACAGCCGGGTGTATCGCCCTTTCACCACGTGACCTGCGTTATTTCCTTAGCCTCAATCCGAGGGGGATCATCGTCCATCCTTCAAGATGA
- the rpmG gene encoding 50S ribosomal protein L33, with protein MAKTNVIQIRLVSTADTGYFYVTKKNARSAVGKMEVRKYDPVVRKHVTFREAKIK; from the coding sequence ATGGCTAAGACAAACGTCATCCAGATTCGTCTCGTTTCGACAGCGGATACCGGATATTTCTACGTGACGAAGAAGAATGCGCGCTCCGCCGTTGGCAAGATGGAAGTGCGGAAATATGACCCGGTCGTCCGCAAGCACGTCACATTCCGGGAAGCAAAAATCAAGTAA
- a CDS encoding response regulator transcription factor — translation MPGLRSVLLVDDDDSLRSLLIEQLRQEGEFEFSQASTIAQASAFISSESARVEIILLNVTLPDGDGRDFCKQLRQDGVRVPILMLTGSDEEGDVIRGLDSGANDYITKPFRVAELLARIRAQLRLFESSEDAVFSIEPYLFRPSTKLLHDERSGRRIRLTEKEAAILKFLYRAGARPIARQILLNEVWGYNAAVTTHTLETHIYRLRQKIEPDPAQASILVTETGGYRLVTAPSARPPRVS, via the coding sequence ATGCCTGGTTTACGCTCCGTTTTGCTTGTCGACGACGATGACTCGCTCCGCTCACTCCTTATCGAACAGCTTCGGCAGGAGGGGGAGTTCGAATTTTCTCAAGCATCGACAATTGCTCAGGCAAGTGCGTTCATCTCATCAGAAAGCGCGCGTGTCGAGATTATCCTCCTGAACGTCACATTGCCGGACGGCGATGGACGTGACTTTTGTAAGCAACTTCGGCAGGACGGGGTCCGAGTCCCGATCTTGATGCTGACAGGATCCGATGAAGAGGGGGACGTGATCCGCGGCCTCGATTCGGGCGCGAATGATTACATCACAAAGCCCTTCCGCGTGGCGGAACTCCTTGCACGAATCCGCGCCCAGCTTCGCTTGTTTGAAAGCAGTGAGGATGCTGTCTTCAGTATCGAGCCGTACTTATTCCGCCCCTCAACGAAACTCCTCCATGATGAGCGGAGTGGCCGCCGCATCCGCCTGACTGAAAAGGAGGCAGCGATTCTCAAATTTCTTTACCGTGCCGGGGCGCGGCCGATCGCGCGACAGATCCTGCTGAATGAAGTGTGGGGTTATAATGCGGCTGTGACGACCCACACACTTGAGACGCATATTTATCGCCTGCGCCAGAAAATCGAACCCGACCCCGCTCAGGCATCGATCCTGGTGACGGAAACAGGCGGGTATCGCCTCGTCACAGCACCATCGGCGCGCCCCCCGCGCGTCTCCTGA
- the pgsA gene encoding CDP-diacylglycerol--glycerol-3-phosphate 3-phosphatidyltransferase gives MLTDLPNLLTLTRIATIPFLVVSIALQNNVASAVGCVIYIIACVTDYFDGMLARRWKQNSEIGRMMDPIADKLLVGALLMALAGYGRLVEGSIFAAIIILIREILISGLREYMASQDQTLPSSRLAKWKTGIQMIAIGFLMAGSANGAWQVTSFGSALQLGAFMLWLSVIPTVLSGWRYLTTGVTYMLGVTNRDRLSR, from the coding sequence ATGCTGACTGACCTTCCGAACCTTTTGACTTTAACGCGAATCGCGACAATCCCATTCCTGGTTGTCAGCATCGCGTTGCAGAACAATGTGGCCAGTGCTGTCGGATGTGTCATTTATATTATCGCCTGTGTGACGGATTACTTTGACGGGATGCTGGCGCGGCGTTGGAAGCAGAATTCCGAAATCGGCCGAATGATGGATCCGATCGCGGACAAGCTTCTTGTCGGCGCGCTGCTGATGGCGCTGGCCGGATATGGCCGGTTGGTGGAGGGCTCCATCTTCGCGGCCATTATCATCCTGATACGTGAAATCCTGATCAGTGGATTGCGGGAATATATGGCCAGCCAGGACCAGACACTCCCTTCCTCTCGCCTCGCGAAATGGAAAACCGGCATTCAAATGATCGCCATTGGGTTTCTCATGGCCGGGAGCGCCAATGGCGCGTGGCAGGTCACCTCATTCGGCTCCGCCCTGCAATTGGGGGCATTCATGTTGTGGCTCTCCGTCATCCCGACGGTTCTCAGCGGGTGGCGCTATCTGACAACCGGTGTGACATATATGCTCGGCGTGACAAACCGGGACCGACTGAGCCGTTGA